A single genomic interval of Malania oleifera isolate guangnan ecotype guangnan chromosome 11, ASM2987363v1, whole genome shotgun sequence harbors:
- the LOC131167343 gene encoding probable glycosyltransferase STELLO2 — protein sequence MLVQDRAAPKSPKSHGRAPPSFHPGRLPHPKNLDFSTWVSDNLYKILIICLLILTVAALFFLRNVGDTAAFLCFETQSKELEKIDFPQVSWDSVPSIVDKSSPFANFRSERWIVVSVSSYATDSIRNLVKIKGWQVLAIGNSKTPPDWNLKGAIFLSLEQQANLGFRVVNYLPYDSYVRKTVGYLFAIQHGAKKIFDADDRGDVIDNDLGKHFDVELIGEEARREVILQYSHENPNRTVVNPYIHFGQRSVWPRGLPLENVGEVGHEEFYTEVFGGKQFIQQGISNGLPDVDSVFYFTRKSGLEAFDIRFDERAPKVALPQGMMVPLNSFNTIFHSSAFWALMLPVSISTMASDVLRGYWAQRLLWEIDGYVVVYPPTVHRYDRIESYPFSEEKDLHVNVGRLIKFLVLWRSNKHRLFAKILELSYAMAEEGFWTEKDVKFTAAWLQDLLAVGYQQPRLMSLELHRPRANIGHGDRKEFIPQKLPSVHLGVEEVGTVNYEIGNLIRWRKNFGNVVLIMFCSGPVERTALEWRLLYGRIFKTVVILSKQRNADLAVEECQLDHVYKYLPKIFNQYSSAEGFLFLQDNTILNYWNLLEADKNKLWTTDKVSKSWTVISTNGSSDWFSKQADLVKKVVGMMPVHFQVTYKETMMRDQSLAICSTEVFYIPRRFVADFIDLVSLVGDLDIHHKVAIPMFFISMDSPHNFDMVLNSMIYEQSRPQNSSTFYSARVPAVHPWDVTNEPDFIKLIRIMATGDPLLMELV from the exons ATGTTGGTCCAGGATCGTGCAGCCCCGAAATCCCCAAAATCTCACGGCCGAGCTCCGCCGTCTTTTCACCCAGGTCGCTTACCCCACCCCAAAAACCTCGATTTTTCCACATGGGTCTCCGACAATCTCTACAAAATCCTCATCATTTGCCTCCTAATCCTCACCGTCGCCGCCCTCTTCTTCCTCCGCAACGTCGGCGACACGGCCGCTTTCCTCTGCTTCGAAACCCAGTCCAAAGAACTCGAAAAGATCGATTTCCCTCAAGTTAGTTGGGATTCAGTCCCGTCCATCGTCGACAAATCGTCGCCGTTCGCGAATTTCCGGTCGGAGCGATGGATTGTCGTCTCGGTTTCGAGTTATGCGACGGATTCGATTCGCAATCTCGTGAAGATTAAGGGCTGGCAAGTCCTCGCTATCGGAAATTCGAAGACTCCTCCGGATTGGAATCTCAAAGGTGCGATCTTTCTGTCGTTAGAACAACAAGCGAATTTAGGATTTCGAGTTGTGAATTACCTTCCCTATGATTCGTATGTTAGAAAAACTGTTGGGTACCTTTTTGCGATCCAGCACGGCGCGAAGAAGATCTTCGATGCAGATGATCGTGGGGATGTGATTGATAATGATCTTGGAAAACATTTTGATGTGGAATTGATTGGAGAGGAGGCAAGGCGAGAGGTCATATTGCAGTATAGTCATGAAAACCCTAACAGGACAGTCGTGAATCCTTACATTCATTTTGGGCAGCGGTCAGTTTGGCCGAGGGGTTTGCCATTGGAAAATGTGGGTGAAGTTGGGCACGAAGAGTTTTACACTGAAGTGTTCGGTGGAAAGCAATTCATACAGCAGGGGATCTCAAATGGACTGCCCGATGTAGATTCTGTGTTCTATTTCACACGGAAATCAGGTTTGGAGGCTTTCGATATTAGGTTTGATGAGCGTGCTCCAAAAGTTGCATTGCCGCAAGGTATGATGGTGCCCCTCAATTCTTTCAATACCATTTTTCATTCTTCGGCATTTTGGGCTTTGATGCTCCCTGTTTCAATTAGCACAATGGCTTCTGATGTTTTAAGGGGTTACTGGGCACAGAGGCTTTTATGGGAAATTGATGGATATGTTGTAGTTTATCCTCCAACTGTTCATCGGTATGATAGAATCGAGTCGTACCCGTTTTCTGAAGAGAAAGATCTTCACGTGAATGTAGGTCGTTTGATTAAGTTCTTGGTTTTGTGGAGATCAAATAAGCATAGATTATTCGCAAagattttggaattaagttatgCTATGGCAGAGGAGGGGTTCTGGACTGAGAAAGATGTGAAGTTTACTGCTGCTTGGCTTCAGGACTTGCTTGCAGTTGGGTATCAGCAGCCAAGACTAATGTCATTAGAGTTACATAGGCCTCGGGCTAATATTGGTCATGGGGATCGGAAGGAGTTTATCCCACAAAAATTACCGTCTGTACATCTTGGAGTTGAGGAAGTAGGGACAGTGAATTATGAGATTGGGAATTTGATTCGGTGGAGGAAGAATTTTGGGAATGTTGTCCTCATTATGTTTTGCAGTGGGCCTGTGGAACGTACAGCTCTGGAGTGGAGACTGCTTTATGGCCGGATATTCAAAACTGTGGTAATTTTGTCAAAGCAAAGAAATGCAGATCTGGCTGTAGAGGAATGCCAATTGGACCACGTATACAA gTATCTTCCCAAGATTTTTAATCAATATTCCAGTGCAGAAGGATTTTTATTCCTCCAGGACAATACCATTCTTAATTACTGGAATCTGCTGGAGGCAGACAAGAATAAGCTATGGACAACAGACAAG GTGTCCAAGTCTTGGACTGTTATCTCTACCAATGGTAGCTCAGATTGGTTTTCAAAACAAGCAGACCTGGTAAAGAAAGTTGTTGGCATGATGCCAGTTCATTTTCAAGTCACATACAAGGAAACCATGATGAGGGATCAGAGCCTTGCAATATGCAGTACTGAGGTATTCTACATTCCACGACGTTTTGTTGCTGACTTCATTGATCTTGTTAGTCTAGTGGGCGATCTAGATATCCATCACAAGGTTGCAATACCCATGTTTTTTATATCCATGGATTCGCCCCACAACTTCGACATGGTGCTTAATTCAATGATTTATGAGCAAAGCCGGCCACAGAATTCTTCAACTTTTTATTCTGCTCGAGTACCTGCTGTGCACCCATGGGATGTGACAAATGAGCCAGATTTCATCAAGCTGATCAGAATAATGGCCACTGGTGATCCTCTCCTAATGGAGCTAGTTTGA
- the LOC131167341 gene encoding magnesium-chelatase subunit ChlH, chloroplastic yields the protein MASLVSSPFTLPTSKVEHLSSISQKHYFLHSFLPKKNNSLSSSSKSSMRVKCIGNGLFTQTTPEVRRIVPENNQGLPTVKIVYVVLEAQYQSSLSAAVRTLNSHGRYASFEVVGYLVEELRDESTYQTFCKDVEDANIFIGSLIFVEELALKVKAAVEKERDRLDAVLVFPSMPEVMRLNKLGSFSMSQLGQSKSPFFQLFKRKKQSAGFADSMLKLVRTLPKVLKYLPSDKAQDARLYILSLQFWLGGSPDNLVNFLKMISGSYVPALQGTKIEYSDPVLFLDSGIWHPLAPCMYDDVKEYLNWYGTRIDANKKLKGPNAPVIGLVLQRSHIVTGDESHYVAVIMELEARGARVIPIFAGGLDFSGPVGRFFIDPVSKKPFVNSVVSLTGFALVGGPARQDHPRAVEALMKLDVPYIVALPLVFQTTEEWLNSTLGLHPIQVALQVALPELDGGMEPIVFSGRDPRTGKSHALHKRVEQLCTRAIKWAELKKKSKTEKKVAITVFSFPPDKGNVGTAAYLNVFASIFSVLKELQRDGYNVEGLPETSEVLIEEIIHDKEAQFSSPNLNIAYKMGVREYQGLTPYASALEENWGKPPGNLNSDGEHLLVYGKQYGNVFIGVQPTFGYEGDPMRLLFSKSASPHHGFAAYYSFVEKIFKADAVLHFGTHGSLEFMPGKQVGMSDVCYPDSLIGNIPNVYYYAANNPSEATIAKRRSYANTISYLTPPAENAGLYKGLKQLSELISSYQSLKDSGRGQQIVSSIISTAKQCNLDKDVDLPDEGEEISVKERDLVVGKVYSKIMEIESRLLPCGLHVIGEPPSAIEAVATLVNIAALDRPEDGISSLPATLAETVGRNIEEVYRGSNKGILRDVELLRQITEASRGAISAFVDQTTNKKGQVVDVAGKLSSILGFGLNEPWVQYLSNTKFYRADRDKLRNLFQFLGECLKLVVADNELGSLKQALEGKYVEPGPGGDPIRNPKVLPTGKNIHALDPQAIPTAAALQSAKIVVDRLLERQKADNGGKYPETVALVLWGTDNIKTYGESLAQVLWMIGVRPVADTFGRVNRVEPVCLEELGRPRIDVVVNCSGVFRDLFINQMNLLDRAVKMVAELEEPTDQNYVRKHAVEQAQALGVGVREAATRVFSNASGSYSSNVNLAVENSSWNDEKQLQDMYLSRKSFAFDCDAPGAGMTEKRKAFEMALSTADATFQNLDSSEISLTDVSHYFDSDPTNLVQNLRKDGKKPSAYIADTTTANAQVRTLSETMRLDARTKLLNPKWYEGMMSSGYEGVREIEKRLTNTVGWSATSGQVDNWVYEEANSTFIQDEQMLDRLMNTNPNSFRKLVQTFLEANGRGYWDTSEQNIERLRQLYSEVEDKIEGIDR from the exons ATGGCTTCCTTAGTGTCTTCTCCGTTCACCTTGCCCACTTCTAAAGTGGAACACCTTTCTTCAATCTCCCAAAAGCACTACTTTCTTCACTCTTTCCTTCCCAAGAAAAACAACAGCCTGAGCAGTAGCTCGAAATCCTCCATGAGAGTGAAATGCATAGGCAATGGTCTCTTCACCCAAACCACACCCGAAGTACGCCGAATCGTCCCAGAGAATAATCAAGGCCTCCCCACTGTGAAAATCGTCTACGTTGTCTTGGAGGCTCAGTACCAATCTTCCCTTTCGGCTGCGGTCCGAACCCTAAATAGCCATGGGAGGTATGCTTCATTTGAAGTTGTTGGGTACTTGGTTGAAGAGCTGAGGGATGAATCAACCTACCAAACCTTCTGTAAAGATGTTGAAGATGCCAACATTTTTATTGGGTCTTTGATTTTTGTGGAAGAGCTTGCTTTGAAGGTTAAGGCTGCAGTGGAGAAGGAGAGGGACAGGCTTGATGCAGTCTTGGTGTTCCCTTCAATGCCTGAAGTAATGAGACTTAACAAGTTGGGTTCCTTCAGTATGTCCCAATTGGGACAATCAAAGAGCCCTTTCTTCCAGCTCTTCAAGAGGAAGAAGCAGTCTGCGGGATTCGCCGATAGCATGTTAAAGCTTGTAAGGACTCTGCCTAAGGTTTTGAAGTATTTGCCCAGTGACAAGGCTCAGGATGCTAGGCTTTACATACTGAGTTTGCAGTTTTGGCTTGGCGGGTCCCCTGATAATCTGGTGAATTTTCTGAAAATGATTTCTGGGTCTTATGTTCCGGCCCTGCAAGGAACTAAAATCGAGTATTCGGATCCGGTTTTGTTCTTGGACAGTGGCATTTGGCACCCTCTGGCTCCTTGTATGTATGATGATGTGAAGGAGTATTTGAACTGGTATGGGACTAGGATAGATGCTAATAAGAAGCTCAAGGGTCCAAATGCTCCGGTTATTGGGTTGGTTTTGCAGAGGAGTCACATTGTCACAGGTGATGAAAGTCACTATGTGGCTGTGATTATGGAATTAGAGGCAAGAGGGGCTAGAGTTATACCAATTTTTGCCGGTGGGCTTGATTTTTCGGGGCCGGTCGGGAGGTTTTTTATAGATCCAGTGAGTAAGAAACCATTCGTGAATTCAGTGGTGTCGTTGACGGGGTTTGCTCTCGTTGGGGGACCAGCAAGGCAGGATCATCCAAGGGCTGTTGAAGCACTGATGAAGCTTGATGTTCCTTACATTGTTGCGTTGCCCTTGGTCTTTCAAACAACAGAAGAGTGGCTGAATAGTACTTTGGGGCTGCATCCAATTCAGGTGGCTTTGCAGGTTGCTCTTCCAGAGTTGGATGGAGGCATGGAGCCCATTGTCTTCTCTGGCCGCGATCCAAGAACAG GGAAATCTCATGCTCTTCACAAGAGGGTGGAGCAGCTCTGCACCAGGGCAATCAAATGGGCTGAATTGAAAAAGAAATCAAAG ACAGAGAAGAAGGTGGCAATCACCGTCTTCAGTTTCCCTCCAGACAAAGGAAATGTTGGAACTGCTGCCTACCTAAATGTTTTTGCTTCCATCTTCTCGGTACTAAAAGAACTTCAGAGAGATGGTTACAATGTTGAAGGCCTTCCGGAGACTTCCGAAGTCTTAATTGAAGAAATAATTCATGATAAAGAGGCCCAATTCAGCAGTCCAAATCTCAACATTGCTTACAAAATGGGTGTTCGGGAATATCAGGGCCTAACGCCGTATGCCTCAGCATTGGAAGAAAACTGGGGAAAACCTCCTGGAAATTTGAATTCTGATGGAGAGCATCTCCTGGTGTATGGAAAACAGTACGGAAATGTCTTCATTGGAGTCCAGCCCACATTTGGCTATGAGGGTGATCCTATGCGGCTACTTTTCTCCAAATCAGCTAGCCCGCATCATGGATTTGCTGCTTACTACTCTTTTGTTGAGAAAATTTTCAAAGCTGATGCTGTCCTTCATTTTGGTACTCATGGTTCACTTGAATTCATGCCTGGAAAGCAGGTAGGAATGAGTGATGTTTGTTACCCAGATAGTCTTATTGGAAATATACCCAATGTTTATTACTATGCAGCTAATAACCCATCAGAAGCCACCATAGCTAAACGGCGGAGTTATGCCAATACTATAAGCTATTTGACACCTCCAGCAGAAAATGCTGGGCTTTATAAGGGACTCAAACAGCTCAGTGAGCTTATATCCTCGTATCAATCTCTCAAGGACTCGGGCCGTGGGCAACAGATTGTGAGCTCCATTATCAGCACAGCTAAACAATGCAATCTTGACAAGGATGTGGATCTTCCCGATGAAGGCGAGGAAATCTCAGTGAAGGAACGCGACCTTGTTGTTGGAAAGGTGTATTCCAAAATCATGGAGATCGAGTCACGGCTTTTGCCTTGTGGACTCCATGTCATTGGCGAGCCTCCGTCAGCCATTGAAGCAGTTGCAACACTAGTTAACATTGCTGCATTAGACCGTCCTGAAGATGGGATCTCCTCACTTCCAGCAACACTAGCTGAGACAGTCGGGAGAAATATTGAAGAAGTTTATAGAGGGAGCAACAAGGGCATCTTAAGAGATGTGGAGCTGCTTAGGCAGATAACAGAGGCATCACGCGGAGCCATTTCTGCATTTGTGGACCAAACCACTAACAAGAAGGGCCAAGTTGTCGATGTAGCAGGCAAGCTTAGTTCTATCCTTGGATTTGGTTTGAATGAACCATGGGTCCAGTACTTGTCAAACACAAAATTTTACAGGGCTGACAGGGATAAACTTAGAAATTTATTTCAGTTCTTAGGGGAGTGCTTGAAGTTAGTTGTGGCTGACAATGAGTTGGGAAGTTTGAAACAAGCACTGGAGGGAAAATATGTGGAGCCAGGTCCAGGCGGTGACCCAATTAGAAATCCAAAAGTGTTGCCAACTGGAAAGAACATTCATGCACTGGACCCACAAGCTATTCCAACAGCAGCAGCATTGCAGAGTGCGAAAATTGTGGTGGATAGGTTGTTAGAGAGACAGAAGGCCGACAATGGGGGAAAGTATCCTGAGACGGTTGCTCTTGTATTGTGGGGAACAGACAATATCAAGACATATGGGGAGTCATTGGCTCAGGTTTTGTGGATGATTGGAGTGAGGCCAGTTGCAGATACATTTGGTCGTGTAAATAGGGTGGAACCAGTCTGTCTTGAAGAGCTTGGAAGACCTAGGATTGATGTTGTTGTCAACTGCTCTGGAGTTTTTAGAGACCTCTTTATCAATCAG ATGAACCTCCTTGACCGGGCTGTGAAGATGGTAGCTGAACTAGAGGAGCCAACAGACCAGAACTATGTTAGGAAACATGCAGTGGAACAGGCCCAAGCCCTTGGTGTTGGAGTTCGAGAAGCTGCAACCAGGGTCTTCTCCAATGCCTCTGGCTCTTACTCCTCCAATGTGAACCTTGCTGTTGAAAATTCTTCGTGGAATGATGAGAAGCAGTTGCAGGACATGTACTTGAGCAGAAAGTCCTTTGCATTTGACTGTGATGCTCCCGGGGCAGGCATGACTGAGAAACGGAAAGCCTTTGAGATGGCCCTAAGCACAGCTGATGCCACATTTCAAAACCTTGACTCGTCTGAGATTTCACTCACTGATGTGAGTCACTACTTTGACTCAGACCCAACTAACCTGGTACAGAACCTAAGAAAGGATGGGAAGAAGCCCAGTGCATACATTGCTGATACAACAACAGCTAATGCCCAG GTTCGTACCCTTTCTGAGACAATGCGGCTTGATGCAAGAACCAAGTTGTTGAACCCCAAGTGGTACGAGGGGATGATGTCTAGTGGGTATGAAGGTGTTCGAGAAATTGAGAAGCGGCTGACCAATACAGTTGGGTGGAGTGCAACTTCAGGCCAAGTTGACAACTGGGTGTATGAAGAAGCTAACTCAACTTTCATTCAAGATGAGCAGATGTTGGATCGGCTGATGAACACGAACCCAAATTCTTTCAGGAAATTAGTACAGACATTCTTGGAGGCAAATGGGCGTGGTTATTGGGACACTTCTGAGCAGAACATTGAGAGATTGAGGCAATTGTATTCTGAGGTTGAAGACAAGATTGAGGGGATTGACCGGTAA